A stretch of Carya illinoinensis cultivar Pawnee chromosome 14, C.illinoinensisPawnee_v1, whole genome shotgun sequence DNA encodes these proteins:
- the LOC122293750 gene encoding uncharacterized protein LOC122293750, with protein MMSKEKVSSSISSSSIVKHTLENTPVCTCGSPASLRTSNTRRNPGRAFFGCSNYNMKGLPHCNFFKWADRGQEREQELHKIETDLLRKKDELQKTQEEFQKTREELRKLEEEVRKTMEEVRHWMEEGLALPMHIVHIIGPIMSGC; from the exons ATGATGAGTAAAGAAAAGGTATCATCGTCGATTTCGTCATCCTCTATTGTTAAGCATACATTGGAAAACACCCCTGTGTGCACTTGTGGATCACCCGCTTCACTTAGAACATCTAATACGCGGCGAAATCCGGGCCGAGCATTCTTTGGGTGTTCAAACTACAATATGAAG GGGTTACCACATTGcaacttttttaaatgggcAGATCGCGGTCAGGAAAGAGAACAAGAACTTCACAAAATTGAAACTGATCTGTTAAGGAAGAAGGATGAGCTTCAGAAAACACAGGAGGAGTTTCAGAAAACACGGGAAGAGCTTCGAAAATTAGAGGAAGAGGTTCGTAAAACTATGGAAGAAGTTCGAcattggatggaagag GGATTGGCCTTGCCAATGCATATAGTTCATATAATCGGACCTATCATGTCTGGTTGTTAA